A region of Vanessa cardui chromosome 1, ilVanCard2.1, whole genome shotgun sequence DNA encodes the following proteins:
- the LOC124533815 gene encoding uncharacterized protein LOC124533815, translated as MFSVIFSFNLCLLFHFGLQICPEEITDTGISVKWERSVPANNVISDPLCYDNDRLITRNCVDSKWEPPATTLNPCLQVVKYYNLSSCPPGFDKISKNNNDYCYQIKQSSAWDYPCLKSGGASVITDLSDEDATSLLSSLNAKNISRYFWLPAKRAKFFGPVQWYIPGPKWGHSVETNNILKIQTSILKNCLLLDTEQGILVTETCTESYHNLCFYINNIHYPAKCPENYHSVRYMPDEGVCLGIEQSSKDLTFDDFIQNQICTTPMGSQDSNDLTRFIFKKIAEINNLPNSVWCWFASTNLSQEDNSTKILYPQNYVSINNIGTLSLINASSLISLPCMACQTEVIYEKTELIFEYNDEKKVMYLTIYFPSGLWKYDQYDRGIQCFSDAKGFVKVIDIDDMPFIEVQSTRYNAIGETVDIDKIVYAIHLITDRAAQYWCEGHTKDFSLIKTDKLVVNPQGDEVHVFSLVIKVYVSTVDIQNMLDTVKYNLCSNITNIFGANKVLLMEYLEYSSNYLMVLLHMDVTINNIYNDNSRNIQRTFRTIYSIAQNELPKYNYILVNISSSMYCLPTTSVDNSIKLKWELTAIGHIAAPKQFCLQENGLPVKRLCAGSYLLGSYWDDVEGVCNKNYQPSDTTTFLYKFVKGQVPENDTSRFLTDGLGFVLGDVNIIIPADIYYLSMSLQHVLHIAQENQTSVDMGNIENIAWVMDRLMDLDNNYLRLAQTLNSTNVILDSVNNIIEMLTQRSSYVADSLVSRNQNEFDEYYQLAVQPQFVLQISYPWINNISGLAVIKKSANNKFTDMEIKPLFKNTSLEDILSFENLEIATWLPDKLLNTLKLSKNETNNETEFNNEDVHVIISVFHNDAIFQEININNYKVNSRIIGVSIPGFVSNLEKPMPLIYKSLMPAVQERLCGYWDFQKNVASKVPGFWSNRGCYLQKWKNELSFCECYHLTHFGQLLDIRRGKDSNNTDDMEVHDKPLNIISLVGSFLSLLGITGIWVTATVFHTWRKKAGTKVLLHLSASIALPLLFMIVFNLDNSIFEDFNEASKISDRSKILCIALGALLHYSVLASFMWMLITAVLQFIRYVRVLGVYRPSRFMIKFTLIGWGIPLIPVVIVLVLDKDNYIPKLVTARDYKFSICYPSGFYLIVSVIVPICIVLLINVTLFILVIYAISKGPDGKIRTADIDLIGAQLRLSIFLFFLLGLTWVFGIISFSHNVIWSYLFCLTSTMQGFVLFVYFVVCDAQTRNLWVTLMKPQFRSHSSRESITSISSGD; from the exons ATGTTTAGTGTaatctttagttttaatttatgtttactgTTCCATTTCGGATTAcag aTCTGTCCAGAAGAGATAACTGATACTGGAATAAGTGTCAAATGGGAAAGAAGTGTACCAGCGAATAACGTTATATCAGATCCTCTTTGCTATGATAATGACCGCCTAATAACAAGAAATTGTGTCGATTCGAAATGGGAACCACCCGCAACGACTCTTAATCCATGTTTGCAGGTTGTTAAGTATTACAATCTGTCATCTTGTCCACCAGGTTtcgataaaatatcaaaaaacaataatgacTACTGCTACCAAATCAAGCAATCGTCCGCGTGGGATTATCCATGTTTAAAAAGTGGCGGTGCTTCTGTTATCACAGACTTGAGCGATGAAGATGCAACTTCGTTATTGAGTTCTCTTAATGCTAAAAACATTTCACGTTATTTTTGGTTACCCGCCAAACGAGCAAAATTTTTTGGTCCTGTCCAGTGGTATATCCCAGGACCGAAATGGGGACATTCTGTCGAAACtaacaatattttgaaaattcaaaCATCTATATTGAAAAATTGCTTATTACTTGATACCGAACAAGGAATTTTAGTGACAGAAACATGTACGGAGAGTTATCATAATTtatgcttttatataaataatattcattatccAGCAAAATGTCCCGAAAATTATCATTCCGTGAGGTATATGCCCGATGAAGGAGTTTGCCTTGGAATAGAACAATCCTCAAAAGATCTAACTTTTGATGATTTCATACAAAACCAAATATGTACAACACCTATGGGCAGTCAAGACAGTAACGACTTAACAAGGttcatatttaagaaaatagccgaaataaataatttacctaaTAGTGTGTGGTGTTGGTTTGCTTCGACTAATTTAAGCCAAGAGGATAacagtacaaaaatattatatcctcaaaattatgtttcaataaataatattggcactttaagtttaattaatgctAGCTCATTAATTTCTCTTCCTTGTATGGCCTGCCAAACAGAAGTTATCTATGAAAAAAcagaattaatatttgaatacaatgatgaaaaaaaagtaatgtaccttacaatatattttccttCTGGTCTTTGGAAATACGATCAATATGATCGTGGCATTCAGTGTTTTTCGGATGCAAAGGGATTTGTAAAAGTAATCGATATCGATGACATGCCTTTTATTGAAGTTCAGTCTACTCGATATAACGCGATAGGTGAGACTGTTGATATTGACAAAATTGTTTATGCAATTCATCTTATCACAGATAGAGCGGCGCAGTACTGGTGTGAGGGGCACACAAAAGATTTCTCTTTGATTAAAACAGACAAACTGGTTGTCAATCCTCAAGGCGATGAAGTTCACGTTTTCTCACTCGTCATAAAGGTTTATGTTTCAACCGTTGATATCCAAAATATGCTAGATACAGTTAAATATAACTTGTGCtcgaatataacaaatattttcggAGCTAATAAAGTTCTGCTAATGGAATATCTTGAATACTCTTCAAATTATTTGATGGTATTGTTACATATGGatgtaactataaataatatatacaacgaTAACTCACGCAATATCCAAAGAACCTTCAGAACTATATACAGTATTGCTCAGAATGAACTACCGaagtataattatatcttaGTAAATATTTCAAGTTCTATGTACTGCTTACCAACGACATCTGTTGATAATTCCATTAAACTCAAATGGGAATTGACAGCGATCGGACACATAGCGGCTCCAAAACAATTTTGCTTGCAAGAAAATGGATTACCCGTAAAAAGGCTTTGCGCCGGTTCCTATCTACTGGGAAGCTATTGGGATGACGTGGAAGGAGTTTGCAATAAAAACTACCAACCGTCTGATACGACCACTTTTTTGTACAAATTTGTTAAGGGACAAGTTCCCGAAAATGACACTTCGCGCTTTCTCACTGACGGTCTTGGTTTTGTTTTAGGagatgttaatattattattccagcagatatttattatttatcaatgtccTTACAACACGTTCTACATATTGCTCAAGAAAATCAAACTTCTGTAGATATgggaaatattgaaaatatagcGTGGGTTATGGATAGACTCATGGACCTCGATAATAATTACTTGCGATTAGCTCAAACGCTTAACTCgacaaatgttattttagattctgttaataatattattgaaatgttgACTCAGAGAAGTTCATATGTGGCTGATAGTCTCGTATCTAGAAATCAAAATGAGTTCGATGAATACTATCAACTTGCAGTTCAACCACAATTCGTATTACAAATTTCTTATCCGTGGATAAATAACATAAGTGGTTTAgcagttattaaaaaatcagcaaataataaattcacTGATATGGAAATCaaacctttatttaaaaataccagcTTGGAAGATATCTTATCATTTGAAAATCTAGAAATAGCTACTTGGCTACCGGACAAATTACTTAACaccttaaaattaagtaaaaatgaAACTAATAACGAAACAGAATTCAATAATGAAGACGTGCATgtaataataagtgtttttcACAATGACGCAATATTTCAGGAAATAAACATTAACAACTATAAAGTCAATAGTCGTATAATAGGAGTTTCGATACCCGGTTTTGTATCAAATTTGGAAAAACCAATGcccttaatatataaaagtttaatgcCAGCCGTTCAAGAAAGGCTTTGTGGTTATTGGGATTTTCAGAAAAATGTAGCCAGTAAAGTTCCAGGGTTTTGGTCTAATAGAGGATGCTATTTACAGAAGTGGAAAAATGAATTATCTTTTTGTGAATGCTATCATTTAACACATTTTGGTCAATTACTGGATATCAGACGAGGCAAAGACTCGAATAACACTGATGATATGGAAGTCCATGACAAACCACTCAATATAATTTCCTTGGTAGGTAGTTTTCTATCATTACTGGGTATAACGGGTATCTGGGTCACGGCGACAGTGTTCCACACTTGGCGAAAAAAAGCTGGAACGAAGGTTCTGTTGCATCTTTCAGCGTCTATTGCATTGCCCCTTTTATTTATGATTGTATTCAATTTAGACAATAGTATATTTGAAGATTTTAATGAAGCATCAAAAATATCCGATCGATCAAAAATTTTATGCATTGCTTTAGGAGCCTTATTGCATTATTCTGTTTTGGCAAGTTTTATGTGGATGTTAATAACTGCAGTCCTACAATTTATAAGATATGTGAGAGTTTTGGGTGTATATAGGCCCTCTAGATTCATGATTAAATTCACTCTGATTGGATGGGGTATTCCGCTTATACCTGTAGTAATTGTATTAGTACTGGATAAAGATAACTATATACCAAAATTAGTAACGGCTAGGGATTATAAGTTCTCTATTTGTTATCCTAGCGGATTTTATTTAATCGTCAGTGTAATCGTGCCCATCTGCATTGTGTTGTTGATAAATGTCACGTTATTTATTTTGGTCATTTATGCTATTTCTAAAGGTCCTGACGGTAAAATTAGAACGGCAGATATTGATCTTATCGGTGCACAATTAcgattatcaatatttttattcttcttaTTAGGCCTTACCTGGGTTTTTGGCATTATTTCATTTTCACATAACGTAATTTGGTCGTATCTTTTCTGCTTAACTTCAACGATGCAGGGCTTCGTCCTGTTTGTTTATTTCGTCGTATGTGACGCTCAAACGCGAAATTTATGGGTGACGCTAATGAAACCGCAATTTCGATCACATTCGTCAAGGGAAAGTATTACCAGCATCAGCAGTGGAGATTAA
- the LOC124533302 gene encoding proline-rich receptor-like protein kinase PERK2: protein MAAQQCLPILCVILVVALAEPTPGRIPKVYNALITSNQNLEPSKAFPLYQPVLHNTFPFPLQTVVYGDLPLANGFLPVPASVPKDTNVKSGQVPPSTPEAPVVAEASEQPTQAPEPSSPAPEEDKATQAPPLAPKTESPVPLNEFGLPPQVLPLGRLNPAYQFTHLPTYPYAYPGLRFYDPYDPFGFHTYANWPLYQPLTNFIGQPLIPALKAESPVVSSPAGDKSSSTPPPEPSDLNVLNYSNKDPAIPNVPPPPLPQGGLKADTE from the exons ATTCTATGCGTTATCCTTGTCGTGGCGTTAGCCGAGCCGACTCCAGGCAGGATTCCAAAGGTGTATAACGCCCTTATCACGTCAAACCAGAACTTAGAGCCGAGCAAAGCCTTCCCATTGTACCAGCCCGTTTTACACAACACGTTCCCGTTTCCTCTCCAAACGGTCGTCTATGGAGACTTGCCTTTAGCAAAC ggTTTTCTTCCCGTCCCTGCATCGGTTCCCAAAGATACTAATGTCAAATCTGGACAAGTACCGCCATCCACACCCGAGGCTCCAGTAGTCGCAGAAGCTTCAGAGCAACCTACTCAAGCACCTGAACCGAGTAGTCCTGCCCCAGAAGAAGATAAAGCCACACAAGCGCCACCCTTAGCTCCGAAAACCGAATCACCTGTACCTCTTAACGAGTTCGGCTTGCCACCACAAGTTCTTCCCCTTGGACGTCTTAACCCAGCTTATCAATTTACTCATCTGCCTACTTACCCATATGCATACCCTGGTCTTAGATTCTATGATCCTTACGATCCTTTTGGATTCCATACCTACGCTAACTGGCCATTATATCAACcattgacaaattttataggGCAGCCACTGATACCTGCATTAAAAGCTGAATCTCCCGTGGTTTCTTCACCAGCTGGCGACAAATCTTCTTCAACTCCTCCACCCGAACCAAGCGATCTTAACGTTCTCAACTATTCGAATAAAGATCCTGCTATACCTAATGTTCCACCACCTCCATTACCTCAGGGTGGTTTGAAAGCAGAtactgaataa